Proteins from a genomic interval of Quercus lobata isolate SW786 chromosome 11, ValleyOak3.0 Primary Assembly, whole genome shotgun sequence:
- the LOC115968470 gene encoding glutamic acid-rich protein-like — protein MPEIDIIIYHGGPLKNANANKGLPFEGPGIKTYYTQIDRRLKTLDELKMMVMEELCKNPAMHNIHITYRMPNEILKHRINYKYMAIEADKHVKIMFDKLERIPEVTNIELYIQLEPRAEVGIEEEIQQTQTSLQVTVPYAQYQYFRHVEHADVHAGNDDDEDEDENDDENDDDYDDEDEDEDEDDDYVDENIAINGEDLAIEMRLKTGLNKGTLGTLRGTLMTMRHWTVVNLMHTMFLVSKTLQTQSLYDILKKLCEDHTTPIKHLRSMIESKYEGQKPSYYKVWDAKQKAIEKMFGNWEESYQRLQKLLMAYIDQDPTTQH, from the exons ATGCCTGAAATTGATATAATCATATACCACGGTGGTCCgttgaagaatgccaatgcgaaCAAGGGATTGCCATTTGAAGGGCCGGGTATAAAGACCTATTATACCCAAATTGATCGTAGGTTGAAGACCCTTGACGAATTGAAGATGATGGTTATGGAAGAGTTGTGTAAGAACCCTGCTATGCACAACATACACATTACTTATCGCATGCCAAATGAAATCCTGAAGCATCGGATTAATTACAAGTACATGGCGATAGAAGCAGACAAACATGTGAAGATCATGTTTGACAAGTTGGAGAGAATACCTGAAGTAACTAACATTGAGTTGTACATACAGTTGGAGCCACGTGCAGAAGTTGGTATTGAGGAGGAAAtccaacaaacacaaacaagttTACAAGTTACAGTTCCATATGCTCAATACCAGTATTTTAGACATGTAGAGCATGCTGATGTTCATGCCggaaatgatgatgatgaggatgaggatgagaatgatgatgagaatgatgatgattatgatgatgaggatgaggatgaggatgaggatgatgactaTGTTGATGAAAATATTGCCATTAACGGTGAAGATTTGGCGATAGAGATGAGATTGAAGACAGGATTGAACAAGGGGACTTTAGGGACTTTGAGAGGGACATTGATGACGATGAGACATTGGACGGTGGTCAACCTGATGCATACAATGTTCTTAGTGTCCAAAACATTACAGACACAATCCCTGT ATGACATCCTTAAGAAGTTATGTGAGGATCACACTACCCCAATTAAGCATCTCAGATCTATGATAGAGTCGAAATATGAGGGACAAAAGCCTTCTTACTACAAGGTGTGGGATGCGAAACAAAAGGCGATTGAGAAGATGTTTGGAAATTGGGAagagtcttaccaaaggttgcAGAAGTTGCTAATGGCATATATTGATCAGGATCCGACGACGCAG CATTGA
- the LOC115967980 gene encoding uncharacterized protein LOC115967980 — MATDANNKVFPLAFAIVDSESGSSWRWFLQCLRDAIGRVIPYEGICVISDRHLGIKNAIANWPRRDDGRALVFHRYCLRHVASNFNTHFQNSTLKSAALKAGYASQAVKFTSIMETIKQAEIEAIRNKKKLTGKDGKEKNQDYLPYTYLMSESVDMWTQSHDGGRRFGAMTTNISECFNGVLKGARGLPIAALVEFTWNKLVSYFHDRRKEYLFEFSEGKKWSKYAFSKWDENKSKSEKHYLKPFSNEELIFQIVTQLNTCSAGGGNHSYEVRLQERTCSCGKWQNIGIPCSHAIRVCDYLNIDSTTYIHPCYGLNNAINTYEHAFVVPKSPALWRDPIGPKWLPNPALLRAKGRPVKSRIRNEMDGVRNKDREPGWRREDADLIESQPKQTCGLCHASGHNRRKCPQSRGASTSGHVPH; from the coding sequence ATGGCAACCGACGCTAACAACAAGGTATTCCCTCTTGCCTTTGCTATTGTGGATTCTGAGTCAGGGTCTAGTTGGAGGTGGTTTTTACAATGCCTCAGAGATGCGATTGGCCGCGTGATACCGTACGAAGGCATTTGCGTAATTTCTGACCGACATCTCGGTATCAAAAATGCCATTGCAAACTGGCCTAGAAGGGATGATGGAAGAGCACTGGTATTTCATagatattgccttcgacatgttgctagcaactttAACACACATTTTCAGAACTCGACTCTGAAGTCAGCGGCGTTGAAAGCCGGATATGCTAGTCAGGCAGTGAAATTTACCTCCATAATGGAGACCATTAAGCAGGCGGAAATTGAGGCCATTAGAAATAAGAAGAAGTTGACGGGGAAGGATGGCAAGgaaaagaatcaagattatcTTCCATACACATACCTAATGAGCGAGTCTGTGGATATGTGGACccagtcacatgatggtggGAGACGCTttggggcaatgacaaccaatataTCAGAGTGCTTCAATGGTGTATTGAAAGGTGCACGGGGCCTTCCTATTGCCGCGTTGGTTGAGTTCACTTGGAACAAACTTGTCAGTTATTTCCACGACCGTCGCAAAGAATACCTTTTTGAGTTCTCAGAGGGTAAGAAATGGAGTAAATATGCCTTCTCCAAGTGGGATGAGAATAAGAGTAAATCTGAGAAACATTATCTCAAGCCATTTAGCAATGAAGAGCTGATATTTCAAATAGTTACCCAACTCAACACGTGTAGTGCAGGAGGGGGAAACCACAGTTATGAAGTTCGGTTACAGGAAAGAACATGCAGTTGTGGGAAATGGCAAAACATAGGGATCCCGTGTTCACATGCAATCAGAGTATGTGactatttaaatattgattCGACCACATATATTCACCCGTGTTATGGTTTGAACAATGCCATTAACACTTATGAGCATGCATTTGTGGTTCCTAAGTCTCCGGCCTTGTGGAGGGATCCCATAGGGCCAAAGTGGTTGCCTAATCCAGCATTGTTGCGGGCCAAAGGTCGACCAGTGAAGTCGAGAATAAGGAATGAGATGGATGGAGTGAGGAATAAGGATCGAGAACCGGGATGGCGGAGGGAGGATGCAGATTTGATAGAGAGTCAGCCCAAGCAGACATGTGGACTGTGTCATGCTTCCGGGCATAACCGCAGAAAATGTCCGCAGTCCCGTGGCGCTTCCACAAGCGGTCATGTTCCACACTAG
- the LOC115967251 gene encoding plasma membrane ATPase 2-like isoform X1 — MKLVNIRCSRCICFSTVCMSARRCIDQGKIDKDINNIYAVSITIRTLLGFVVLALIWADKFPPFMLLTIAILNDGTIMTISKDLVKPSPMPDSWKLNGGI, encoded by the exons ATGAAGCTCGTCAACATTCGATGCAGCAGATGCATTTGCTTCAGCACCGTATGCATGAGCGCCAGAAGATGCATCGACCAGGGAAAAATTGATAAAGACATAAATAAT ATATATGCTGTCTCCATAACCATAAGGACATTG CTTGGTTTTGTGGTTCTAGCTTTGATATGGGCAGATAAGTTCCCACCTTTCATGCTTCTGACCATCGCAATACTGAATGATG GTACCATCATGACGATTTCAAAGGACCTAGTAAAGCCATCTCCAATGCCTGACAGTTGGAAGTTGAATGGGGGGATTTGA
- the LOC115967251 gene encoding plasma membrane ATPase 2-like isoform X2 translates to MKLVNIRCSRCICFSTVCMSARRCIDQGKIDKDINNLGFVVLALIWADKFPPFMLLTIAILNDGTIMTISKDLVKPSPMPDSWKLNGGI, encoded by the exons ATGAAGCTCGTCAACATTCGATGCAGCAGATGCATTTGCTTCAGCACCGTATGCATGAGCGCCAGAAGATGCATCGACCAGGGAAAAATTGATAAAGACATAAATAAT CTTGGTTTTGTGGTTCTAGCTTTGATATGGGCAGATAAGTTCCCACCTTTCATGCTTCTGACCATCGCAATACTGAATGATG GTACCATCATGACGATTTCAAAGGACCTAGTAAAGCCATCTCCAATGCCTGACAGTTGGAAGTTGAATGGGGGGATTTGA
- the LOC115968472 gene encoding tyrosine--tRNA ligase 1, cytoplasmic-like, which yields MHAMCLCVVFICFGYWSFTNMLPSLEQGQEQMSKSDPLSSTFMEDDEAKVNLKIKTAYCPADIVEGNPCLEYVKYLILRWFNQFVVERNAKNGGDKGSKALKNWLLTMKVESYIELILNQPSQRLSIKY from the exons ATGCATGCAATGTGCTTATGTGTggtctttatttgttttggttaCTGGTCATTTACAAACATGTTACCCAGTTTAGAACAAGGTCAGGAGCAGATGTCGAAAAGTGATCCACTATCTTCAACTTTTATGGAAGATGACGAG GCGAAAGtaaatttgaagataaagaCAGCATACTGTCCTGCAGATATTGTGGAAGGGAATCCATGCTTGGAGTATGTGAAGTACCTCATTTTACGTTGGTTTAACCAATTTGTAGTAGAGCGCAATGCAAAGAATGGTGGTGACAA AGGTTCGAAAGCTTTGAAGAATTGGTTGCTTACTATGAAAGTGGAAAGCTACATCGAGCTGATATTAAACCAGCCTTCGCAAAGGCTTTCAATAAAATACTAG
- the LOC115967250 gene encoding serine/threonine-protein phosphatase 7 long form homolog yields the protein MANVQMEDNRVIDIIKLLRLEGLFRAPSREIDNCLISALVERWRPETHTFHLPHGEMTITLQDVEVIFGLPIDGDVLVGPTAVVNDGGWRQLCTELLGFSPPNDNKTLVGQRILISRLVEAVAAPLPHDATEMQIHRYARCYMLALIGDKLFMDKSGDRVHLMFLEFLRNLRDPPQYSWGSGCLAWLYRELCRASEKGASQIGGACTLVQYWAWARLPFLCPRIEPPPGCDYGPWPYAPLASKWVRVPSPKSRPFGMALVHYRELLVRMQPEQIVWQPYEAHFGHLPEFCVAARDTWTARVPLVCFCIVERHHPDRVLRQFGLAQEPPDHVFYDDRLHKIDLRGKVEKNWRDEHRPYIISWEMRRQQLCHAPPQIGEMPRNHAYYVWYRPVTRKYVDRNSAKLDIMIQSHLALLVMLPEGSQAHNYVRRVLNNVAGLDGDPAVNEHANNGDETELAAAATPSTSAAPVSTPTRGHRATTSPSTSAARGRLRPATATPSTSAVRGRGRRATTPRVVTTLEMPPPIPQAYPHPEVPSPIPYASPQPEVPSPSPPSQPNFDVSIDQNVTPPILPETPSYPHTGSSAPTPSLYIEQDYPPTASSSDPIGPPVGIDTVEPHTDVPDEHPPHEPSPPRGRPQRSRRAPTCGTGGHKIGHRGPAMHDDDPKVDAPQPPPPPKHYTRAKKHKIGEP from the exons ATGGCAAACGTTCAGATGGAAGATAATCGAGTCATTGATATTATCAAATTGCTAAGGCTAGAAGGATTATTTAGAGCCCCTTCAAGAGAGATAGATAATTGCTTAATATCGGCCCTAGTTGAGCGATGGCGGCCGGAGACTCATACTTTCCATCTTCCACATGGTGAGATGACAATCACCTTACAAGATGTGGAGGTAATTTTCGGACTTCCTATAGACGGTGACGTCTTGGTTGGGCCGACTGCTGTGGTGAATGATGGGGGTTGGAGGCAATTGTGTACGGAGTTGCTGGGTTTTAGTCCGCCGAATGACAATAAAACATTGGTGGGGCAAAGAATTCTCATCAGCCGACTTGTTGAGGCCGTTGCAGCGCCATTGCCTCATGACGCAACGGAGATGCAGATACACCGGTATGCCCGGTGCTATATGTTAGCGCTAATAGGGGACAAACTTTTCATGGACAAGTCAGGAGATAGGGTGCATTTGATGTTCCTAGAGTTCCTGCGTAACCTTCGTGATCCGCCACAGTATAGTTGGGGTAGTGGTTGCCTGGCGTGGTTATATAGGGAGTTGTGTCGGGCAAGCGAGAAAGGGGCATCGCAGATTGGTGGGGCGTGCACGTTGGTCCAGTATTGGGCATGGGCAAGGTTGCCATTCTTGTGCCCGAGAATAGAGCCCCCACCTGGATGTGATTATGGCCCATGGCCATATGCTCCACTTGCATCTAA GTGGGTGCGGGTGCCAAGCCCGAAGAGTAGGCCATTCGGCATGGCCTTGGTCCACTATCGCGAGCTATTAGTTAGAATGCAGCCAGAGCag ATCGTGTGGCAGCCATACGAGGCACACTTCGGCCACCTTCCTGAGTTCTGTGTTGCGGCCAGGGATACGTGGACAGCAAGGGTGCCGCTTGTGTGCTTTTGTATAGTAGAGAGACACCACCCAGACCGTGTCCTGCGACAGTTTGGCTTGGCGCAAGAGCCGCCTGACCATGTTTTCTACGATGATAGGCTGCATAAAATCGACTTACGTGGGAAGGTGGAAAAGAATTGGAGGGACGAGCATCGACCATATATCATTTCCTGGGAAATGAGACGACAACAACTTTGTCATGCACCTCCTCAGATTGGTGAGATGCCCCGCAATCATGCCTATTACGTCTGGTATCGTCCGGTGACTCGAAAGTATGTCGACCGCAACAGCGCTAAATTAGATATTATG ATTCAAAGCCATTTAGCGCTGTTGGTGATGCTTCCTGAAGGCAGCCAAGCTCACAACTATGTCCGGCGTGTCCTAAATAATGTGGCTGGCCTTGATGGTGATCCTGCAGTAAATGAGCATGCAAACAATGGGGATGAGACTGAACTAGCAGCTGCTGCAACCCCAAGCACAAGTGCAGCACCCGTAAGTACACCGACCCGTGGTCATCGTGCTACTACAAGCCCAAGCACAAGTGCAGCTAGGGGTCGTCTTCGGCCTGCTACAGCAACCCCAAGCACAAGTGCAGTCAGGGGCCGTGGTCGGCGTGCAACAACCCCTCGGGTTGTAACTACTCTTGAGATGCCTCCACCCATCCCGCAGGCATATCCTCATCCTGAGGTCCCTTCACCCATCCCATATGCATCTCCTCAGCCCGAGGTCCCTTCACCCAGCCCACCTTCGCAGCCCAATTTTGATGTCAGTATTGACCAAAATGTCACCCCTCCTATACTCCCTGAGACACCCTCATACCCACACACCGGCTCTAGTGCACCCACTCCTAGCCTCTACATAGAGCAGGATTACCCACCTACCGCATCCTCATCTGACCCTATAGGACCTCCGGTTGGGATTGACACTGTAGAGCCACATACTGATGTACCGGACGAGCATCCCCCTCATGAGCCCTCACCCCCACGAGGTAGACCGCAACGCAGTAGAAGAGCACCGACTTGTGGGACAGGTGGACACAAAATAGGACACCGAGGCCCTGCTATG CACGATGATGACCCTAAGGTTGATGCCCCGCAACCTCCTCCCCCACCGAAACATTACACGAGggctaaaaaacacaaaattggtGAACCTTGA